From the unidentified bacterial endosymbiont genome, one window contains:
- the suhB gene encoding inositol-1-monophosphatase has translation MHPMLTIAVRAARKAGNVIAKHYETPDSVETSQKGSNDFVTNVDKAAEAIIIETIRKSYPQHTIITEESGEHEGIDQDVQWVIDPLDGTTNFVKRLPHFSVSIAVRIKGRTEVAVVYDPMRNELFTATRGQGAQLNGYRLRCSNARDLDGTILATGFPFKAKQHATPYMNILGKLFTECADFRRTGSAALDLAYVATGRVDGYFELSLKPWDFAAGELIAREAGAIVCDFTGGHNYMTTGNIVAGNPRVVKAMLANMRDELSEALKR, from the coding sequence ATGCATCCGATGCTGACCATCGCCGTGCGCGCAGCGCGCAAGGCGGGTAATGTAATTGCCAAACACTACGAAACGCCAGACTCCGTAGAAACCAGCCAGAAAGGCAGCAATGATTTCGTGACTAACGTCGATAAAGCCGCAGAAGCGATTATTATCGAAACGATCCGTAAATCTTACCCGCAGCACACCATCATCACCGAAGAAAGCGGTGAACATGAAGGTATCGATCAGGATGTTCAATGGGTTATCGATCCACTGGATGGCACCACCAACTTCGTAAAACGCCTGCCACACTTCTCTGTGTCTATCGCCGTACGCATTAAGGGCCGTACTGAAGTCGCCGTTGTATATGATCCAATGCGTAACGAACTGTTTACCGCCACCCGCGGTCAGGGCGCACAGCTGAACGGCTACCGTCTGCGCTGCAGCAATGCACGCGATCTGGACGGCACCATTCTGGCGACCGGCTTCCCGTTCAAGGCGAAGCAGCACGCCACTCCCTATATGAATATCCTGGGCAAACTGTTCACCGAATGTGCTGACTTCCGTCGCACCGGTTCTGCTGCGCTGGATCTGGCCTATGTGGCGACCGGCCGTGTTGACGGTTACTTCGAGCTGTCGCTGAAGCCGTGGGACTTTGCTGCGGGCGAGCTGATCGCACGCGAAGCCGGCGCCATTGTTTGTGATTTCACCGGTGGGCACAACTACATGACCACCGGCAATATCGTTGCCGGTAACCCACGCGTTGTTAAAGCTATGCTGGCGAACATGCGTGATGAACTGAGTGAAGCGCTGAAGCGTTAA